Genomic DNA from Methanofastidiosum sp.:
ACAAAGGAAATGCATTCTTCTCACAAGGCAAATATGCCGACGCTCTTGAATGCTATGAAAATACCATTGCCCTAAATTCGAATTTAGCTCCTGCATGGGCGGGCAAAGGCGCTATACTTGCTTATCAAGGCAAATATACTGACGCTCTTGAATGCTTCGATAAAGCAATTCAAATAGATCCAAATTCAGCTTCGATATGGTACCACAAAGGATATGCACTTGCAAGACAAGGAAAATACTCGGAAGCTATAGAATGTTATGACAAGGCGATTGCAATAGATCCAAACTATAAAGGCGCATGGAACGAAAAAGGCGCTGCACTTACAAGACAAGGAAAATACTCCGAAGCAATTGAATGTTTTGACAAGTCTATTGAAATAGATCCAAATCGTGTTGATACATGGTTCTACAAGGGGAGTACACTTTTCTTACAAGGTAAATACTCCGAAGCGATCGAATGCTGTGATAAAGCGATTAAAATAGATCCAAAATATTTCTACGCATGGAATTGTAAAGGACTTGCACTTGCAAAACAAGGAAAATACTCCGAAGCAATTGAATGCTATGATAAAGTAATTACATTAGCCCCAAATTATGCTCCGGTATGGAACGACAAAGGGCTTGCACTCCAAGCACTTGGAAAAAATACAGAAGCCCAAGAATGTTTCAATAAGGCAAAGGAACTTGGGTATGCGAAATAATAATTAATATTTTTTATTTCTTTTTCTAATCAAGTATTTTTTACTAGTAACTCTAGAGAAAATCCCGTAATCCAAACCTGATTTTTCCATATTTTCCCTATTTTTTTCCATATCCTTAAATATATGGAAAAGACAAAATTCTACCATGACAAGAAGAATTAATGTAACTATGTTGGGCTTGATTATCATTAGCACTTTGCTCTTATCAGGGTGCGCTAAAACTACTCAAGAAAATCAGGCTGTGGAAGAGAAAGTGGAAGTAACGGCCAATCAAGAAAATCAGGCTGTGGAAGAGAAAGTGGAAGTAACGGCCAATCAAGAAAAGAACGAGGCTGTAGAGTGGTACTACAAAGGAAATGCATTCTATAAACAAAATAAATATTCTGAAGCGATCGAATGCTATGACAAGGCGATTGCAATAGATCCAAATTATGCGATTGTGTGGTACTACAAAGGAAATGCATTCTATAACCAAAATATATACGCTGAAGCAATTGAATGTTTTGATAAGGCTATCGAATTAGATCCAAACTTAGCAAATGCATTGAAGAGCAAAGGATATGTACTTTTTAAGCAAAGCAAATACTCGGAAGCAATTGAATGTTTCGACAAATCAATTGAAATGGATCCGAATGATGCCAATATATGGTATATGAAAGGGGAAGTATTATTCCTACAAAGAGAATATCCTGAAGCTATCGAATGCTTTGACAAATCACTTGAGATAAATCCGAATAATGCTACTGCATGGAATAACAAAGGATATTTACTTCTCAAAGAAAGAGAATACTCTGGAGCTCTAGAATGCTTTGACAAATCACTTGAGATAAATCCGAATAATGCTACTGCATGGAATAACAAAGGACATGCACTTGCATTTCTTGGGCGAAATACGGAAGCTGAGGAATGTTTTGACAAAGCCCGGGAACTAGGATATATAGGATAGTCACATTATAGTTTATTAGTTAAACTGAATGATTTTACTAATGTTATAAGGCGTTTTAATATAACCAAAAACTTGTAAACTGCCTTATATTACAACCCTTATATTGGATAAACTCTTTCCCTATTTTCCCTATTTTTTTCCATATTCTTAAATATATGGAAAAGACATATTCAAAATAAACTTGAGTTGACTGAAAATATGGGGGGCCCATTATCTGATCTACTATTTGATTATATTTTTCTTTTTGTTTTAGCTATTCAAATTATTATTAGTTTTGGACTACTTATTTTAGCCGTAATGTTTTTCTATAAACGAATTAAAGTTGTTAGGTTAACAAAAAAAGCAGAATGCATGGAACAGAGAAAGGACAAAACAGACTATCTTAAAATATATGAAAAAATAGAAAAAACCATACAGAAACAAAAATATATTGAGCAAATAGATATTCTCGAAAACATTAGGGCAAATCTTAGAATGAAATTGTACTTGAATACTCGAATGGGCAAGTATGTAAAAGTATGCCCAGAATGTGGAAGCACGGACTCCTCAGTTGAATCTTATGGGTATATGGTCCGTGATTTTTGCAAAAAATGCGGCTATTCCAGTATAAAAAAAAGTAATATACTGGTAGACAGCCTTATTTATTTTCCTGAAATTAGGTTTGGCACTGAGGAGGAAATCAAAAATCTTGAAGATAGTATATGCTACTGCCCTTACTGTAATAAAAAAATAAAAGACTCGTGGGATATCTGCCTTCGATGCGAGAAAGATTTAGAAGATCGAAATGAACTCGGAATCCCAAGCGCCAAAGAAAAAATCATTTCTTACATTTTTATCTTGTTGTTGTTAATTTGTTTGTTGTTACTATTGTTGTATTGGAAATAACATTAAATATATGGAAATTGAGGTTAAGATATGTATATGGCCAGATTATTTTTAATGTTTCTACTCATTTCAACTTTCTTGACAGCTTTGTGTGTTTCAGAGCAAAAAACTCCTGAAGTTCTTTTTAATGAAGGAGAATCTCTTCTCAAAGAGGGAAAGTATGATGAAGCTATGATTAAATTTGACAAAGTGTTGGAGATTAATTCTAGTTACAAAGAAGCTTGGATATATAAAGGGGCCATTCTCCAAGAGCAAAAAAAATTTGACGATTCAATAGTTTGCTTTGATAAAGCTATTGCAATAGATCCTAATTTTGCACCTACATGGGCTGCTAAAGGACTCGCACTTTTCTATCAATATAAAATTGATGATGCAATAGTTTGTTTTGACAAAGCCATCAATTTAGACCCTAATCAGATAGGCGCAATAAATTCGAAAGGATTTGCACTTTTTGCACAAGGCAAATTTGACGAAGCAGTAGCCTCTTACGATGAAGCCATTGAAATGAATCCAAATCAAGCAGCTGCTTTGAATACCGGTAAAGGGTTATTAATTTCAATGCGATTCAAGTATTCTGAAGCCATTGAATGCTTCGATAAAGCCATTCAGATAGATCCAAAATACCTCCCCGCATGGGAATCTAAAGGAGATGCACTTCGACATCTTGGGAGGTATATAGAATCTGAAAAATGCTATGATGAGATATTAGAAATAGATACAAATAATTTATCTGCTTGGTACGGCAAAGGAAAGGTGCTTCATAATCAAGGCAAATACTCAGAAGCAATAATCTGCTATGATAAAGCTATTGAAATAAATTCAAATCTTGCTGGAGTTTGGTATGAAAAAGGAATTTCACTTTATTACCAAGAGGAAAATATCGAAGCCATTGAATGCTTCGATAAAGCCATTCAGATAGATTCTAATCGTGTTGATGCGTGGAATGGCAAAGCTAATGCATTCCTACAAATGGGGCTAGAGGCACAAGCCCAAGAATGTTTTGACAAGATAAAAGAAATCGGTAACAAATAAAAAAGAGGATATTAAAAGAAGTGATTAAGAATGGAAATATCTAGCACATTAAGTACTTTGGATGCAATTTTTATTTTTACATTATTTTTAGGGGTGACATACTTGTTTATCTTAAGTGGACTTTACTACTTCACCTCAGGAAAAGGTATTTTTCCAATTTTTTGGACTGGAAAAGATACACATGAGTTAGTCGCCAGATGGAATATCCTTCTAAGTCTTATAATGCATTTTTTTCTATTATTTGGATTGTGGGTTTCATCATGGAGAGTAGAGATCAAAATAATTATTACTGCTCTTTATGTTCTATCTACAACATGGATTTTTTACATTGCTTATAAGAAATACAAACTTAGAATAAGCAAAATAGATGCCGAATCAAAAGAACAGGTGCACTAATATGAATTTACTAGTCATTATCTTTCGGTATTTAGTCGGACTCTTTCTTATCATACAAGGAACAAGGGGGCTTAAAACAGGACTAGATTTTGTTGGAGGAGAGATGGCTCCATGGGTGTTTAAGGGCGGAATTCTGATTGGATTCTTGATTGTAATACTGGGTAGTGCTTTTCCAGCGTACGGTATTTCTGCAATACTACTTAGAAACTATTTCGGTGTTATACTGTCATCTTGTCTTGCATTTATCGTAAGTGCGTTTATTATAGGCGTAACAGCATTCTATATCTTGCGTTACTGGAGAAATTATGATTCTATCAAATCTGAAAACGAGGAGGATACTGAATGAAACGCAGAACTGTAGGATATTTACTCATTGCATTTGAGTTATCTATTATCCTGTTCTTTCTTTATTTGTTCTTATCTGAAGACACATTGCTACCAGTTATTGATCTAGTAATGTTAAGTCTAATATTCTTCTCAATTTTTCTTTGGATTGTCTTTTACCTTAAACATTTTAACATAGTAAAGAAAGGAAACAAAAAAGAAAACTATACCACTGATGCATTCAAAAATGAAAATTCTTACTCTAGCATTCCAAAAGGCAAGTATGTAAAGGTGTGCCCAAACTGTGGCAGCACTAACGTTAGCTACGAGTCCTATAAGAGCATGGCGAGTGATTTTTGCA
This window encodes:
- a CDS encoding tetratricopeptide repeat protein; amino-acid sequence: MTRRINVTMLGLIIISTLLLSGCAKTTQENQAVEEKVEVTANQENQAVEEKVEVTANQEKNEAVEWYYKGNAFYKQNKYSEAIECYDKAIAIDPNYAIVWYYKGNAFYNQNIYAEAIECFDKAIELDPNLANALKSKGYVLFKQSKYSEAIECFDKSIEMDPNDANIWYMKGEVLFLQREYPEAIECFDKSLEINPNNATAWNNKGYLLLKEREYSGALECFDKSLEINPNNATAWNNKGHALAFLGRNTEAEECFDKARELGYIG
- a CDS encoding tetratricopeptide repeat protein, translating into MARKIKVTMVFLVLIGTLLLAGCGETTTHSNQTVEQKQEVTTTQENQSAEQKQEVTNTQGKNEAVEWYDKGNAFFSQGKYAEAIECYDKAIAIDPNYADAWGDKGNAFFSQGKYADALECYENTIALNSNLAPAWAGKGAILAYQGKYTDALECFDKAIQIDPNSASIWYHKGYALARQGKYSEAIECYDKAIAIDPNYKGAWNEKGAALTRQGKYSEAIECFDKSIEIDPNRVDTWFYKGSTLFLQGKYSEAIECCDKAIKIDPKYFYAWNCKGLALAKQGKYSEAIECYDKVITLAPNYAPVWNDKGLALQALGKNTEAQECFNKAKELGYAK
- a CDS encoding tetratricopeptide repeat protein codes for the protein MARLFLMFLLISTFLTALCVSEQKTPEVLFNEGESLLKEGKYDEAMIKFDKVLEINSSYKEAWIYKGAILQEQKKFDDSIVCFDKAIAIDPNFAPTWAAKGLALFYQYKIDDAIVCFDKAINLDPNQIGAINSKGFALFAQGKFDEAVASYDEAIEMNPNQAAALNTGKGLLISMRFKYSEAIECFDKAIQIDPKYLPAWESKGDALRHLGRYIESEKCYDEILEIDTNNLSAWYGKGKVLHNQGKYSEAIICYDKAIEINSNLAGVWYEKGISLYYQEENIEAIECFDKAIQIDSNRVDAWNGKANAFLQMGLEAQAQECFDKIKEIGNK